From a region of the Pan paniscus chromosome 19, NHGRI_mPanPan1-v2.0_pri, whole genome shotgun sequence genome:
- the PROCA1 gene encoding protein PROCA1 isoform X4 codes for MWVRTTLTIERWTKEKTEPKARSWDESRCRGDCKEPDKCCWRHKQCTGHIIYPFASDCVRHSLHLHSVNHCNCNSRLKDCSEDSSSSQGAGPTCSHVIESPCFELTPEEEHVERFQYGWCKSYRPVSVAVIHHPLYHECGADDLNEEEEEEEEEEESKPPIPTQVGPATASPDLGTSMATGTPDSTAPITIWRSESPTGKGQGSKVIKKVKKKKEKEKDKEMDEKAKLKKKAKKGQLTKKKSPVKLEPSPPDVSRSLSPRQLARMSESSPESREELESEDSYNGRGQGELSSEDIVESSSPRKREKNTVQAKKTGAKPSQARKVNKRKSPPGSNPNLS; via the exons ATGTGGGTCAGGACGACGCTCACAATTGAAAGATGGACTAAGGAAAAGACCGAGCCCAAGGCCCGCTCGTGGGATGAGAGCAGATGCCGCG GTGACTGCAAGGAGCCTGACAAGTGCTGCTGGAGACACAAGCAGTGCACTGGGCACATCATCTACCCTTTCGCCTCTGACTGTGTCCGCCACAGCCTGCACCTACACTCTGTCAACCACTGCAACTGTAATTCTAG GCTGAAGGACTGTTCAGAGGATAGCAGCAGCTCCCAGGGCGCGGGCCCAACCTGCTCCCATGTCATCGAGTCCCCTTGCTTTGAGCTCACACCGGAGGAGGAGCATGTGGAGCGATTCCAGTATGGCTG GTGCAAAAGCTACAGACCTGTTTCTGTGGCAGTGATCCACCATCCACTCTACCATGAGTGTGGGGCAGATGATCtaaatgaagaagaggaagaggaggaggaggaggaggaaagcaaGCCCCCCATCCCGACGCAGGTGGGGCCCGCCACCGCCTCCCCTGACCTAGGCACCAGCATGGCCACTGGTACCCCTGACTCCACAGCGCCCATCACCATCTGGCGCTCTGAGAGCCCCACAGGGAAGGGTCAGGGCAGCAAGGTGATCAAGaaggtaaagaagaaaaaggaaaaagagaaagacaaggagATGGATGAGAAGGCAAAGCTGAAGAAAAAAGCCAAGAAAGGCCAGTTGACTAAGAAGAAAAGCCCGGTTAAATTGGAGCCTTCCCCGCCAGACGTGAGCCGATCATTAAGCCCAAGACAGCTGGCCAGGATGTCCGAGTCCAGCCCAGAAAGCCGGGAAGAGCTGGAGAGCGAGGACAGTTACAATGGCCGGGGGCAGGGAGAACTGTCCAGCGAGGATATTGTGGAATCATCATCGcccaggaagagagagaagaacacAGTCCAGGCCAAAAAGACAGGGGCAAAGCCCTCACAAGCCAGGAAGGTAAACAAGAGAAAATCTCCCCCAGGATCAAACCCCAACCTCAGTTGA
- the PROCA1 gene encoding protein PROCA1 isoform X7 — translation MCGRLKDCSEDSSSSQGAGPTCSHVIESPCFELTPEEEHVERFQYGWCKSYRPVSVAVIHHPLYHECGADDLNEEEEEEEEEEESKPPIPTQVGPATASPDLGTSMATGTPDSTAPITIWRSESPTGKGQGSKVIKKVKKKKEKEKDKEMDEKAKLKKKAKKGQLTKKKSPVKLEPSPPDVSRSLSPRQLARMSESSPESREELESEDSYNGRGQGELSSEDIVESSSPRKREKNTVQAKKTGAKPSQARKVNKRKSPPGSNPNLS, via the exons ATGTGTGGCAGGCTGAAGGACTGTTCAGAGGATAGCAGCAGCTCCCAGGGCGCGGGCCCAACCTGCTCCCATGTCATCGAGTCCCCTTGCTTTGAGCTCACACCGGAGGAGGAGCATGTGGAGCGATTCCAGTATGGCTG GTGCAAAAGCTACAGACCTGTTTCTGTGGCAGTGATCCACCATCCACTCTACCATGAGTGTGGGGCAGATGATCtaaatgaagaagaggaagaggaggaggaggaggaggaaagcaaGCCCCCCATCCCGACGCAGGTGGGGCCCGCCACCGCCTCCCCTGACCTAGGCACCAGCATGGCCACTGGTACCCCTGACTCCACAGCGCCCATCACCATCTGGCGCTCTGAGAGCCCCACAGGGAAGGGTCAGGGCAGCAAGGTGATCAAGaaggtaaagaagaaaaaggaaaaagagaaagacaaggagATGGATGAGAAGGCAAAGCTGAAGAAAAAAGCCAAGAAAGGCCAGTTGACTAAGAAGAAAAGCCCGGTTAAATTGGAGCCTTCCCCGCCAGACGTGAGCCGATCATTAAGCCCAAGACAGCTGGCCAGGATGTCCGAGTCCAGCCCAGAAAGCCGGGAAGAGCTGGAGAGCGAGGACAGTTACAATGGCCGGGGGCAGGGAGAACTGTCCAGCGAGGATATTGTGGAATCATCATCGcccaggaagagagagaagaacacAGTCCAGGCCAAAAAGACAGGGGCAAAGCCCTCACAAGCCAGGAAGGTAAACAAGAGAAAATCTCCCCCAGGATCAAACCCCAACCTCAGTTGA
- the PROCA1 gene encoding protein PROCA1 isoform X3, with amino-acid sequence MSITYVNRLPSWERGHLLAGVASSTDVSTFSEGDCKEPDKCCWRHKQCTGHIIYPFASDCVRHSLHLHSVNHCNCNSRLKDCSEDSSSSQGAGPTCSHVIESPCFELTPEEEHVERFQYGWCKSYRPVSVAVIHHPLYHECGADDLNEEEEEEEEEEESKPPIPTQVGPATASPDLGTSMATGTPDSTAPITIWRSESPTGKGQGSKVIKKVKKKKEKEKDKEMDEKAKLKKKAKKGQLTKKKSPVKLEPSPPDVSRSLSPRQLARMSESSPESREELESEDSYNGRGQGELSSEDIVESSSPRKREKNTVQAKKTGAKPSQARKVNKRKSPPGSNPNLS; translated from the exons ATGAGCATAACCT ATGTAAACAGGTTACCCAGCTGGGAGAGAGGACATCTGCTGGCTGGTGTGGCGTCCAGCACTGATGTGTCTACCTTCTCTGAAG GTGACTGCAAGGAGCCTGACAAGTGCTGCTGGAGACACAAGCAGTGCACTGGGCACATCATCTACCCTTTCGCCTCTGACTGTGTCCGCCACAGCCTGCACCTACACTCTGTCAACCACTGCAACTGTAATTCTAG GCTGAAGGACTGTTCAGAGGATAGCAGCAGCTCCCAGGGCGCGGGCCCAACCTGCTCCCATGTCATCGAGTCCCCTTGCTTTGAGCTCACACCGGAGGAGGAGCATGTGGAGCGATTCCAGTATGGCTG GTGCAAAAGCTACAGACCTGTTTCTGTGGCAGTGATCCACCATCCACTCTACCATGAGTGTGGGGCAGATGATCtaaatgaagaagaggaagaggaggaggaggaggaggaaagcaaGCCCCCCATCCCGACGCAGGTGGGGCCCGCCACCGCCTCCCCTGACCTAGGCACCAGCATGGCCACTGGTACCCCTGACTCCACAGCGCCCATCACCATCTGGCGCTCTGAGAGCCCCACAGGGAAGGGTCAGGGCAGCAAGGTGATCAAGaaggtaaagaagaaaaaggaaaaagagaaagacaaggagATGGATGAGAAGGCAAAGCTGAAGAAAAAAGCCAAGAAAGGCCAGTTGACTAAGAAGAAAAGCCCGGTTAAATTGGAGCCTTCCCCGCCAGACGTGAGCCGATCATTAAGCCCAAGACAGCTGGCCAGGATGTCCGAGTCCAGCCCAGAAAGCCGGGAAGAGCTGGAGAGCGAGGACAGTTACAATGGCCGGGGGCAGGGAGAACTGTCCAGCGAGGATATTGTGGAATCATCATCGcccaggaagagagagaagaacacAGTCCAGGCCAAAAAGACAGGGGCAAAGCCCTCACAAGCCAGGAAGGTAAACAAGAGAAAATCTCCCCCAGGATCAAACCCCAACCTCAGTTGA
- the PROCA1 gene encoding protein PROCA1 isoform X8, which yields MPRLKDCSEDSSSSQGAGPTCSHVIESPCFELTPEEEHVERFQYGWCKSYRPVSVAVIHHPLYHECGADDLNEEEEEEEEEEESKPPIPTQVGPATASPDLGTSMATGTPDSTAPITIWRSESPTGKGQGSKVIKKVKKKKEKEKDKEMDEKAKLKKKAKKGQLTKKKSPVKLEPSPPDVSRSLSPRQLARMSESSPESREELESEDSYNGRGQGELSSEDIVESSSPRKREKNTVQAKKTGAKPSQARKVNKRKSPPGSNPNLS from the exons ATGCCGCG GCTGAAGGACTGTTCAGAGGATAGCAGCAGCTCCCAGGGCGCGGGCCCAACCTGCTCCCATGTCATCGAGTCCCCTTGCTTTGAGCTCACACCGGAGGAGGAGCATGTGGAGCGATTCCAGTATGGCTG GTGCAAAAGCTACAGACCTGTTTCTGTGGCAGTGATCCACCATCCACTCTACCATGAGTGTGGGGCAGATGATCtaaatgaagaagaggaagaggaggaggaggaggaggaaagcaaGCCCCCCATCCCGACGCAGGTGGGGCCCGCCACCGCCTCCCCTGACCTAGGCACCAGCATGGCCACTGGTACCCCTGACTCCACAGCGCCCATCACCATCTGGCGCTCTGAGAGCCCCACAGGGAAGGGTCAGGGCAGCAAGGTGATCAAGaaggtaaagaagaaaaaggaaaaagagaaagacaaggagATGGATGAGAAGGCAAAGCTGAAGAAAAAAGCCAAGAAAGGCCAGTTGACTAAGAAGAAAAGCCCGGTTAAATTGGAGCCTTCCCCGCCAGACGTGAGCCGATCATTAAGCCCAAGACAGCTGGCCAGGATGTCCGAGTCCAGCCCAGAAAGCCGGGAAGAGCTGGAGAGCGAGGACAGTTACAATGGCCGGGGGCAGGGAGAACTGTCCAGCGAGGATATTGTGGAATCATCATCGcccaggaagagagagaagaacacAGTCCAGGCCAAAAAGACAGGGGCAAAGCCCTCACAAGCCAGGAAGGTAAACAAGAGAAAATCTCCCCCAGGATCAAACCCCAACCTCAGTTGA
- the PROCA1 gene encoding protein PROCA1 isoform X2, producing MNLPCPSPLPLSPPPHRPTPPQPLKSRDCCLISASPGCSKGLTCGASRGDCKEPDKCCWRHKQCTGHIIYPFASDCVRHSLHLHSVNHCNCNSRLKDCSEDSSSSQGAGPTCSHVIESPCFELTPEEEHVERFQYGWCKSYRPVSVAVIHHPLYHECGADDLNEEEEEEEEEEESKPPIPTQVGPATASPDLGTSMATGTPDSTAPITIWRSESPTGKGQGSKVIKKVKKKKEKEKDKEMDEKAKLKKKAKKGQLTKKKSPVKLEPSPPDVSRSLSPRQLARMSESSPESREELESEDSYNGRGQGELSSEDIVESSSPRKREKNTVQAKKTGAKPSQARKVNKRKSPPGSNPNLS from the exons ATGAACCTCCCgtgtccctctcccctccccctctcccctccccctcaccGCCCCACCCCCCCGCAACCCCTTAAGAGCAGGGACTGTTGTTTAATCTCTGCATCTCCAGGATGCAGCAAGGGCCTGACATGTGGAGCTTCTCGGG GTGACTGCAAGGAGCCTGACAAGTGCTGCTGGAGACACAAGCAGTGCACTGGGCACATCATCTACCCTTTCGCCTCTGACTGTGTCCGCCACAGCCTGCACCTACACTCTGTCAACCACTGCAACTGTAATTCTAG GCTGAAGGACTGTTCAGAGGATAGCAGCAGCTCCCAGGGCGCGGGCCCAACCTGCTCCCATGTCATCGAGTCCCCTTGCTTTGAGCTCACACCGGAGGAGGAGCATGTGGAGCGATTCCAGTATGGCTG GTGCAAAAGCTACAGACCTGTTTCTGTGGCAGTGATCCACCATCCACTCTACCATGAGTGTGGGGCAGATGATCtaaatgaagaagaggaagaggaggaggaggaggaggaaagcaaGCCCCCCATCCCGACGCAGGTGGGGCCCGCCACCGCCTCCCCTGACCTAGGCACCAGCATGGCCACTGGTACCCCTGACTCCACAGCGCCCATCACCATCTGGCGCTCTGAGAGCCCCACAGGGAAGGGTCAGGGCAGCAAGGTGATCAAGaaggtaaagaagaaaaaggaaaaagagaaagacaaggagATGGATGAGAAGGCAAAGCTGAAGAAAAAAGCCAAGAAAGGCCAGTTGACTAAGAAGAAAAGCCCGGTTAAATTGGAGCCTTCCCCGCCAGACGTGAGCCGATCATTAAGCCCAAGACAGCTGGCCAGGATGTCCGAGTCCAGCCCAGAAAGCCGGGAAGAGCTGGAGAGCGAGGACAGTTACAATGGCCGGGGGCAGGGAGAACTGTCCAGCGAGGATATTGTGGAATCATCATCGcccaggaagagagagaagaacacAGTCCAGGCCAAAAAGACAGGGGCAAAGCCCTCACAAGCCAGGAAGGTAAACAAGAGAAAATCTCCCCCAGGATCAAACCCCAACCTCAGTTGA
- the PROCA1 gene encoding protein PROCA1 isoform X9 gives MPRCKSYRPVSVAVIHHPLYHECGADDLNEEEEEEEEEEESKPPIPTQVGPATASPDLGTSMATGTPDSTAPITIWRSESPTGKGQGSKVIKKVKKKKEKEKDKEMDEKAKLKKKAKKGQLTKKKSPVKLEPSPPDVSRSLSPRQLARMSESSPESREELESEDSYNGRGQGELSSEDIVESSSPRKREKNTVQAKKTGAKPSQARKVNKRKSPPGSNPNLS, from the exons ATGCCGCG GTGCAAAAGCTACAGACCTGTTTCTGTGGCAGTGATCCACCATCCACTCTACCATGAGTGTGGGGCAGATGATCtaaatgaagaagaggaagaggaggaggaggaggaggaaagcaaGCCCCCCATCCCGACGCAGGTGGGGCCCGCCACCGCCTCCCCTGACCTAGGCACCAGCATGGCCACTGGTACCCCTGACTCCACAGCGCCCATCACCATCTGGCGCTCTGAGAGCCCCACAGGGAAGGGTCAGGGCAGCAAGGTGATCAAGaaggtaaagaagaaaaaggaaaaagagaaagacaaggagATGGATGAGAAGGCAAAGCTGAAGAAAAAAGCCAAGAAAGGCCAGTTGACTAAGAAGAAAAGCCCGGTTAAATTGGAGCCTTCCCCGCCAGACGTGAGCCGATCATTAAGCCCAAGACAGCTGGCCAGGATGTCCGAGTCCAGCCCAGAAAGCCGGGAAGAGCTGGAGAGCGAGGACAGTTACAATGGCCGGGGGCAGGGAGAACTGTCCAGCGAGGATATTGTGGAATCATCATCGcccaggaagagagagaagaacacAGTCCAGGCCAAAAAGACAGGGGCAAAGCCCTCACAAGCCAGGAAGGTAAACAAGAGAAAATCTCCCCCAGGATCAAACCCCAACCTCAGTTGA
- the PROCA1 gene encoding protein PROCA1 isoform X5, with amino-acid sequence MAAMLQVAGREERSEDTELTEGDCKEPDKCCWRHKQCTGHIIYPFASDCVRHSLHLHSVNHCNCNSRLKDCSEDSSSSQGAGPTCSHVIESPCFELTPEEEHVERFQYGWCKSYRPVSVAVIHHPLYHECGADDLNEEEEEEEEEEESKPPIPTQVGPATASPDLGTSMATGTPDSTAPITIWRSESPTGKGQGSKVIKKVKKKKEKEKDKEMDEKAKLKKKAKKGQLTKKKSPVKLEPSPPDVSRSLSPRQLARMSESSPESREELESEDSYNGRGQGELSSEDIVESSSPRKREKNTVQAKKTGAKPSQARKVNKRKSPPGSNPNLS; translated from the exons ATGGCTGCCATGTTGCAGGTGgctggaagagaagaaagaagtgaAGACACTGAGCTCACTGAAG GTGACTGCAAGGAGCCTGACAAGTGCTGCTGGAGACACAAGCAGTGCACTGGGCACATCATCTACCCTTTCGCCTCTGACTGTGTCCGCCACAGCCTGCACCTACACTCTGTCAACCACTGCAACTGTAATTCTAG GCTGAAGGACTGTTCAGAGGATAGCAGCAGCTCCCAGGGCGCGGGCCCAACCTGCTCCCATGTCATCGAGTCCCCTTGCTTTGAGCTCACACCGGAGGAGGAGCATGTGGAGCGATTCCAGTATGGCTG GTGCAAAAGCTACAGACCTGTTTCTGTGGCAGTGATCCACCATCCACTCTACCATGAGTGTGGGGCAGATGATCtaaatgaagaagaggaagaggaggaggaggaggaggaaagcaaGCCCCCCATCCCGACGCAGGTGGGGCCCGCCACCGCCTCCCCTGACCTAGGCACCAGCATGGCCACTGGTACCCCTGACTCCACAGCGCCCATCACCATCTGGCGCTCTGAGAGCCCCACAGGGAAGGGTCAGGGCAGCAAGGTGATCAAGaaggtaaagaagaaaaaggaaaaagagaaagacaaggagATGGATGAGAAGGCAAAGCTGAAGAAAAAAGCCAAGAAAGGCCAGTTGACTAAGAAGAAAAGCCCGGTTAAATTGGAGCCTTCCCCGCCAGACGTGAGCCGATCATTAAGCCCAAGACAGCTGGCCAGGATGTCCGAGTCCAGCCCAGAAAGCCGGGAAGAGCTGGAGAGCGAGGACAGTTACAATGGCCGGGGGCAGGGAGAACTGTCCAGCGAGGATATTGTGGAATCATCATCGcccaggaagagagagaagaacacAGTCCAGGCCAAAAAGACAGGGGCAAAGCCCTCACAAGCCAGGAAGGTAAACAAGAGAAAATCTCCCCCAGGATCAAACCCCAACCTCAGTTGA
- the PROCA1 gene encoding protein PROCA1 isoform X1, whose translation MWVRTTLTIERWTKEKTEPKARSWDESRCRDVNRLPSWERGHLLAGVASSTDVSTFSEGDCKEPDKCCWRHKQCTGHIIYPFASDCVRHSLHLHSVNHCNCNSRLKDCSEDSSSSQGAGPTCSHVIESPCFELTPEEEHVERFQYGWCKSYRPVSVAVIHHPLYHECGADDLNEEEEEEEEEEESKPPIPTQVGPATASPDLGTSMATGTPDSTAPITIWRSESPTGKGQGSKVIKKVKKKKEKEKDKEMDEKAKLKKKAKKGQLTKKKSPVKLEPSPPDVSRSLSPRQLARMSESSPESREELESEDSYNGRGQGELSSEDIVESSSPRKREKNTVQAKKTGAKPSQARKVNKRKSPPGSNPNLS comes from the exons ATGTGGGTCAGGACGACGCTCACAATTGAAAGATGGACTAAGGAAAAGACCGAGCCCAAGGCCCGCTCGTGGGATGAGAGCAGATGCCGCG ATGTAAACAGGTTACCCAGCTGGGAGAGAGGACATCTGCTGGCTGGTGTGGCGTCCAGCACTGATGTGTCTACCTTCTCTGAAG GTGACTGCAAGGAGCCTGACAAGTGCTGCTGGAGACACAAGCAGTGCACTGGGCACATCATCTACCCTTTCGCCTCTGACTGTGTCCGCCACAGCCTGCACCTACACTCTGTCAACCACTGCAACTGTAATTCTAG GCTGAAGGACTGTTCAGAGGATAGCAGCAGCTCCCAGGGCGCGGGCCCAACCTGCTCCCATGTCATCGAGTCCCCTTGCTTTGAGCTCACACCGGAGGAGGAGCATGTGGAGCGATTCCAGTATGGCTG GTGCAAAAGCTACAGACCTGTTTCTGTGGCAGTGATCCACCATCCACTCTACCATGAGTGTGGGGCAGATGATCtaaatgaagaagaggaagaggaggaggaggaggaggaaagcaaGCCCCCCATCCCGACGCAGGTGGGGCCCGCCACCGCCTCCCCTGACCTAGGCACCAGCATGGCCACTGGTACCCCTGACTCCACAGCGCCCATCACCATCTGGCGCTCTGAGAGCCCCACAGGGAAGGGTCAGGGCAGCAAGGTGATCAAGaaggtaaagaagaaaaaggaaaaagagaaagacaaggagATGGATGAGAAGGCAAAGCTGAAGAAAAAAGCCAAGAAAGGCCAGTTGACTAAGAAGAAAAGCCCGGTTAAATTGGAGCCTTCCCCGCCAGACGTGAGCCGATCATTAAGCCCAAGACAGCTGGCCAGGATGTCCGAGTCCAGCCCAGAAAGCCGGGAAGAGCTGGAGAGCGAGGACAGTTACAATGGCCGGGGGCAGGGAGAACTGTCCAGCGAGGATATTGTGGAATCATCATCGcccaggaagagagagaagaacacAGTCCAGGCCAAAAAGACAGGGGCAAAGCCCTCACAAGCCAGGAAGGTAAACAAGAGAAAATCTCCCCCAGGATCAAACCCCAACCTCAGTTGA
- the PROCA1 gene encoding protein PROCA1 isoform X6, which yields MSITCDCKEPDKCCWRHKQCTGHIIYPFASDCVRHSLHLHSVNHCNCNSRLKDCSEDSSSSQGAGPTCSHVIESPCFELTPEEEHVERFQYGWCKSYRPVSVAVIHHPLYHECGADDLNEEEEEEEEEEESKPPIPTQVGPATASPDLGTSMATGTPDSTAPITIWRSESPTGKGQGSKVIKKVKKKKEKEKDKEMDEKAKLKKKAKKGQLTKKKSPVKLEPSPPDVSRSLSPRQLARMSESSPESREELESEDSYNGRGQGELSSEDIVESSSPRKREKNTVQAKKTGAKPSQARKVNKRKSPPGSNPNLS from the exons ATGAGCATAACCT GTGACTGCAAGGAGCCTGACAAGTGCTGCTGGAGACACAAGCAGTGCACTGGGCACATCATCTACCCTTTCGCCTCTGACTGTGTCCGCCACAGCCTGCACCTACACTCTGTCAACCACTGCAACTGTAATTCTAG GCTGAAGGACTGTTCAGAGGATAGCAGCAGCTCCCAGGGCGCGGGCCCAACCTGCTCCCATGTCATCGAGTCCCCTTGCTTTGAGCTCACACCGGAGGAGGAGCATGTGGAGCGATTCCAGTATGGCTG GTGCAAAAGCTACAGACCTGTTTCTGTGGCAGTGATCCACCATCCACTCTACCATGAGTGTGGGGCAGATGATCtaaatgaagaagaggaagaggaggaggaggaggaggaaagcaaGCCCCCCATCCCGACGCAGGTGGGGCCCGCCACCGCCTCCCCTGACCTAGGCACCAGCATGGCCACTGGTACCCCTGACTCCACAGCGCCCATCACCATCTGGCGCTCTGAGAGCCCCACAGGGAAGGGTCAGGGCAGCAAGGTGATCAAGaaggtaaagaagaaaaaggaaaaagagaaagacaaggagATGGATGAGAAGGCAAAGCTGAAGAAAAAAGCCAAGAAAGGCCAGTTGACTAAGAAGAAAAGCCCGGTTAAATTGGAGCCTTCCCCGCCAGACGTGAGCCGATCATTAAGCCCAAGACAGCTGGCCAGGATGTCCGAGTCCAGCCCAGAAAGCCGGGAAGAGCTGGAGAGCGAGGACAGTTACAATGGCCGGGGGCAGGGAGAACTGTCCAGCGAGGATATTGTGGAATCATCATCGcccaggaagagagagaagaacacAGTCCAGGCCAAAAAGACAGGGGCAAAGCCCTCACAAGCCAGGAAGGTAAACAAGAGAAAATCTCCCCCAGGATCAAACCCCAACCTCAGTTGA